Proteins found in one Camelus bactrianus isolate YW-2024 breed Bactrian camel chromosome X, ASM4877302v1, whole genome shotgun sequence genomic segment:
- the PPP4R3C gene encoding protein PPP4R3C yields MADKRRRVKVYMMSDDQLWDELGTGYLLPTYEERLRGLSLLVQSESDGSLILESKINLNTPYQRKRENLIIWYEAENRGMAIIFQDPASCYEIWKDICKVQGKDPSVEITEDLLDESEEEQCDDLPETSEQLGLPNCELSKLEQIAALVTAGLTSPLRKERLALVLENENYIKKLLQLFHTCENLEDTQGLHYLHDIIKGILCLNKKSLFEILFSDEYIMDVVGCLEHEPTLAQPRRHREFLTQNAKFKEVIPITNCELRQKIHQTYRVQYIHDILVSKPSVFKENLFSTITTFIFLNKVEIVSMLQEDDKFLAEGFAQLRDKTTDIDKRRELVFFFKEFCAFSQTLQPQSKDTLFKTLTQLGILPALKIVMATDDLQIKSAATDIFAYLVEYSPSIIRGFIMEEAQQSEDGNLFINLVIEQMICDTDPELGGAIHLMELLRELLDPYNMLATPTKCERSEFLNFFYKRCMHNLIVPLLSTTSEDVCEEDNIVGADQNNNLCALRFMRRMIGLKDELYNHYIIKGNLFEPVVNALLDNGTRYNMLNSAVIELFEYIRVENIKSLVAHVVENFYKTLESIEYVQTFKGLKIQYEQEKDQQIQIQKTLHSILYSKVFCRDSSVLEEKEEMNFKENIEEGEADMPPLEGEFQDCCDKFTEAKKTKENEDKVDLPKRISFGDLKFTSSHSADTASSRASNPSTISLVDYSDDEEEDKEDETSLRKRPRL; encoded by the exons ATGGCAGACAAGCGGCGCCGTGTGAAAGTCTATATGATGAGTGATGACCAACTATGGGACGAGCTAGGCACGGGGTACCTCTTACCCACTTACGAGGAGCGGCTTCGGGGCCTGTCTCTGCTAGTTCAGTCGGAGTCCGATGGTTCACTGATCTTGGAGTCAAAGATAAATCTGAACACGCCCTATCAGAGAAAACGAGAGAACCTAATTATTTGGTATGAAGCTGAGAACCGTGGTATGGCAATAATTTTCCAGGACCCAGCAAGTTGTTATGAGATCTGGAAAGACATTTGCAAGGTTCAAGGTAAAGACCCATCTGTCGAAATCACAGAAGACCTCTTGGATGAATCCGAAGAAGAACAATGTGATGACTTGCCGGAAACCTCTGAACAGCTTGGCCTACCAAACTGTGAACTCAGTAAACTTGAACAGATTGCTGCCTTAGTTACTGCGGGTCTCACCTCACCTTTGCGTAAGGAAAGGCTGGCTCTGGTCTTGGAAAACGAGAACTATATTAAAAAGCTACTGCAGTTGTTTCACACCTGTGAGAACCTAGAGGATACTCAAGGCTTACACTATTTGCATGACATTATTAAAGGAATCTTATGTCTCAACAAGAAATCTCTGTTTGAGATCCTGTTTTCTGATGAGTATATCATGGATGTGGTGGGATGCCTTGAACATGAACCTACTTTGGCTCAGCCAAGAAGGCATAGGGAATTCTTAACCCAAAATGCCAAGTTCAAGGAAGTTATACCAATAACAAACTGTGAACTTCGGCAAAAAATACATCAGACATACAGGGTACAGTACATTCATGACATCCTTGTGTCTAAACCATCCGTGTTTAAAGAGAATCTTTTTTCTACTAttacaacttttatttttttaaacaaggttGAGATAGTCAGCATGCTGCAGGAAGATGACAAGTTTTTGGCTGAAGGTTTTGCACAGTTAAGGGATAAGACCACAGATATTGATAAACGGCGTGAACTGGTGTTTTTTTTCAAGGAATTCTGTGCATTTTCTCAGACGTTACAGCCTCAGAGCAAGGATACCTTATTCAAAACATTGACACAACTGGGAATTCTTCCTGCTCTTAAAATTGTAATGGCCACGGATGATTTGCAGATAAAATCAGCTGCTACTGATATATTTGCTTATCTAGTAGAGTATAGTCCATCCATAATCCGAGGATTTATAATGGAAGAAGCCCAGCAGAGTGAAGATGGCAACCTTTTCATTAATTTAGTAATTGAACAAATGATCTGTGATACTGATCCTGAGCTCGGAGGTGCTATTCATTTAATGGAACTTCTCCGAGAGCTACTTGATCCATACAACATGCTGGCAACACCTACTAAATGTGAAAGAAGtgaatttctaaatttcttttataaacgTTGTATGCATAACTTAATTGTACCGCTTTTGTCAACCACTTCAGAAGATGTATGTGAAGAAGATAACATAGTTGGAGCtgaccaaaacaacaa CTTGTGTGCTCTTCGCTTTATGAGAAGGATGATTGGCCTTAAAGATGAACTTTACAATCATTACATCATCAAGGGAAATCTTTTTGAGCCGGTTGTAAATGCTCTTCTAGATAATGGAACTCGGTACAATATGTTGAATTCAGCTGTTATTGAGCTGTTTGAATACATAAGAGTGGAAAATATCAAGTCTCTTGTTGCACATGTAGTTGAAAACTTTTATAAAACACTTGAGTCAATTGAGTATGTTCAGACATTCAAAGGATTGAAGATTCAATATGAACAAGAGAAAGACCAGCagattcaaatacagaaaaccttGCATTCTATACTGTATAGTAAAGTGTTTTGCAGAGATTCCAGTGTcttggaggagaaggaagaaatgaattttaaagaaaatatagaggAAGGAGAAGCAGATATGCCACCATTGGAAGGTGAATTTCAAGATTGTTGTGATAAATTTACGGAggctaaaaaaacaaaagaaaatgaagacaaggtAGATCTTCCCAAAAGAATATCTTTTGGTGACTTGAAATTTACTTCATCCCATTCTGCTGATACTGCTTCCAGCAGAGCAAGTAACCCAAGCACGATTAGCTTAGTGGATTATTCAGACGATGAAGAGGAAGATAAAGAAGATGAAACATCCCTCAGAAAAAGACCACGTCTTTAG